One genomic window of Acidimicrobiales bacterium includes the following:
- a CDS encoding NAD(P)-binding protein: MRPTAGQQPTWVWSPNGRRRVIGAGPNDLVAANLLADAGWDLLVLEAQPEPGGGVSSAGYLGDGWTRPKTLGASAGEKLGGEDSNPQ, translated from the coding sequence ATGCGCCCCACGGCAGGACAACAGCCCACCTGGGTATGGTCCCCGAACGGTCGACGCCGTGTCATCGGGGCTGGCCCCAACGATCTGGTTGCCGCCAACCTTCTCGCAGATGCGGGGTGGGACCTGCTGGTCCTCGAGGCGCAACCGGAGCCCGGTGGCGGGGTGTCGAGCGCCGGCTACTTGGGCGACGGCTGGACGAGACCGAAAACCCTTGGCGCTTCCGCCGGAGAGAAGCTCGGGGGGGAGGACTCGAACCCCCAATAA
- a CDS encoding YdcF family protein, translated as MRALRWPARVAAFVAGGLVVYLIVTFVQVWWASRQNQARPAQAIIVLGSAQYNGVPSPDLKARLDHALALWKARLAPIVVVTGGKQPGDTFSEASASANYLASKGVPQSHILREVSGRDSWQSLSSAAEFLRARGDTSVILVSDPFHDERISLMAGELGLTPYVSPTRTSPIRGLSVVPYFAKETIEVAIGRVVGFRRLVGVSQRVQRSSGSG; from the coding sequence TTGAGAGCTCTGCGCTGGCCGGCGCGCGTTGCAGCGTTCGTTGCCGGAGGGCTTGTCGTGTACCTCATCGTGACGTTCGTGCAGGTCTGGTGGGCGTCACGGCAGAACCAGGCTCGCCCCGCCCAGGCCATCATCGTGCTCGGCTCCGCGCAGTACAACGGTGTGCCCTCCCCGGACCTCAAGGCACGGCTCGACCATGCCCTCGCACTCTGGAAGGCCCGCCTCGCCCCAATCGTCGTCGTCACCGGGGGCAAGCAGCCCGGCGACACGTTCAGCGAGGCGTCCGCCAGCGCCAACTACCTCGCGTCGAAGGGGGTGCCGCAGTCGCACATCCTCCGTGAGGTCTCGGGGCGCGACAGCTGGCAGTCGTTGTCGTCGGCAGCGGAGTTCCTTCGAGCTCGCGGCGACACGTCGGTGATCCTCGTGTCGGATCCGTTCCATGACGAACGGATCTCGCTCATGGCCGGGGAGCTTGGGCTCACCCCTTACGTGTCGCCCACGCGCACCTCGCCCATACGCGGGCTGTCGGTGGTCCCTTACTTCGCGAAGGAGACGATCGAGGTCGCCATCGGACGGGTGGTCGGATTCCGGCGCCTCGTGGGCGTCAGCCAACGGGTGCAGCGTTCGTCGGGCAGCGGCTAG
- a CDS encoding PadR family transcriptional regulator — translation MKVPRRVEDPNWTDPGLLVMASLAEGSKHGYAIIGDVEATTGVRLGPGTLYGALSRLEQRGLIEQLDSDDPRRRPYRLTSHGSAVLAERLEHMRRFAALGRKRLAASPTLGLA, via the coding sequence GTGAAGGTGCCGCGTCGCGTGGAGGACCCGAACTGGACCGACCCTGGCCTGTTGGTGATGGCCAGCCTGGCCGAAGGCTCCAAGCATGGCTATGCCATCATCGGCGACGTAGAGGCGACCACCGGCGTGAGGCTCGGACCGGGCACCTTGTACGGGGCGCTGTCCCGGCTCGAGCAGCGTGGTTTGATCGAACAGCTCGACAGTGACGACCCGCGCCGAAGGCCCTACCGGCTGACCTCGCACGGCTCAGCAGTACTCGCCGAGCGGTTGGAGCACATGCGACGTTTCGCCGCCTTGGGACGCAAGCGACTAGCGGCCTCACCGACCCTCGGACTGGCATGA